The segment tatatacttttttttggcTGAGAGATATACTCTATACGCATATACATAAATGCTTTAAAAAACCCCAGAAGACAATGATAATTGCCATCTATCTGTAGTGTGTACAGGAGAGTGAAGTAGAAGATGCTGCCTTTTCCGTTTCCACCTCTCCTTGAGACAAAACACGACTAAAGCACCCACAAGTGcttacaaaatattttttaccCAGGGCCCATGTGTTCTCTTCAATTGATCTTCATGTCTCAAGTGCAACCaaaggcctctctctctctctctctctctttactgGTAAACACTAAAAGCAGTTTTGACATAGTTATAGAAACAGATTATGAATTTTGTTAAGTTTCCAGCGCTCACAAAGTGAACGCAAAATATAGTCATTGATATTCATGATCGTTAGTTGGTAAGACCACGCAATagatgtagaagaagaagaagacgaccaAATCTTAAACAGATATGTCTTAGGAATGTTGAAATGCTCAATGTATGGAGGATATCTATCGTGATTAGTGGGGACCCTCAATTTAAGTAAccacattattattattagggtaaGCTCTTGCTCATAGGGTGATTTGTGAATCAATTATtgaattgaattaaaatatatttggTCATTAATCTATGGGTTAATTAAAATGGACAAACTCATTTCAATTAGAAATGTTTATATTAGTTTTGGTTGTTGAGGGGAGGAATGAGGAGCGAGCGAGGAGACAAGATGGAGGTGCATGGGGGAGGAGGCCATGCACCTAGCTAGCTAGGTAGGGCCTTTGATTTTTGAAACTTGGGAGTTAGAAAAGCGAAGTCTTATAGCTAGGAGGAGGTTCTCGCGCGAGTTGATGATGAGGCGGCGGGgctgtttcctttttttcaaataattgtTGTATTCAATTCTCTCTCCACCTTTTGCAAAGTTTAAACTAAACTAATCCAAAACACGGAAACACCTAGCAAAAGAGAAAGACATGAGGGCGACTGTAGGAGACATGCAATCAACTCAATCCCCCCCGGTCGACACAGCTCTATTAGGAAAAGATTTCTTTCCTTGTAGTTTTGCTTTCATTTATTTGGTGTTATAGTTTGAGATGATTAactactcctctctctctctttgatcctattttttccttttgggggaCGAGAGGCCTATGAACCAAAAAGGGATGGGATTCATTCCGACTGATTGGTTCTAATTTTGATGATTTCGGTGCAATGGaattatattaaagaaaaaaagaaaaaaaaaaaaaaaaaaaaaaaaaaaaaaaaaagagagaaagacctgttcgTTTCCAAACCGGTTTAAAATCATTGATCCCATTCACCAGGTGTAGCAATTTGTATCTTTGGAAATGGAATACATTGAATGGAAGGAATTAAAAACGATTTAGCAGCAACAACTTGTTTCATAAGCATTGAGATTTTGAGGAATGTGGAGATGGGATCAAGTTTTTCTTAACCCATGgcaaagagagaatctctttattCATGTGATCTTTCTCTGATTGTAATGGATAAAGGTATATGTTTTGAATCTTCAACAAGAAGGTGTCAAAGGAAATGATTACATCCACTCTTCAAATTACTATGGGTGATCTCGTCACTAATctacaatgaagaaaaaactaAATCCATGGACAATTTGATACCGTGATACTTAGGGTATTGGAATattcaattgaatttgagtccgAGAATGATCCCAAGTTTGATAGGTCCACCTCCGTGTAGACATCCATTTCAATTCTCATTTATTTCCCTAGCTATCTGtatatataaaccaaataaattggTTGTCCAACATTATATATAGGCAAATGCCTCTCTTGTAGACCTGTTTGGTGTGAAATCTGTGCTGTTAAGTTGGATCtggacatctctctctctctctctctctctctcttaaaacgAAGGGGAACAAATCAGCTTGCTTGCTCCGAAAGAAAAACCACTGTAACGAAGAGAAGGGAGTAAACTGGTTTGTGATAAGCAGGCAGcaggaaggaaaaaaggaaaaaagaaaaagaaaaggatgagATAAAAGTTGGTTGTTCCCCAGTGTTGCTTCCCTTCCGCATCTTTCTCTTGGTCCAATGACTTTTTGGTGCAATGCACTTTGTGTACAAATCAAGCATCTCTCAACCTCCGCATCCTCCCCTTTGGTGCCTAAGACTGTAAAACACAAAACTGAGACTATAGACTAGAGAGGGTTTTAAAGACTTTATAAGCTTTCAAGGTGGTGACATTAAGAGATGGGGGAAGGGCCTTGTCATCTCGTGTGATGAGCCCCATTCAATGTTGACTCCCAATCGCCTTAAGCCTTATGGATACCTTCCCCCAACATCTCATTACCATTGCCTCCCATTTTCCCatgcatttttttattggtaaaccATCGAACCCAATAAAGCTCAGCCACACATTGAtacaagagaaaaataaataacattaaTTCCCACCCTTCAAAGTCTTCTCTCCCAAACTTGGATTCCATTCATCATCTTTGTACTGATCCATTGGATTTGGAATTTGcttccttttcttcatttttggtTTCAGTCAAACATTTGATTTCCCGTGTAAGAATTAAGAACTAAGATCGAACGTGACCTTGATGAATTCCTAGGAACCGACATGATCCCACCTCCGAACTTGCTTTACCATATAGCCCAAATATACACGTTTGGTTATTTTTAGACACAAATTTGGTCCAAAACAACACAACGCCTGATGTCAAACAATTGATCTCGCACCTAAAGCCTAGCTAGAGGATCACTTTCGTCGTCGTGGACACATGCATCTGCCCAGCTCATCGAATCACAGCACTCACTAACTCACTCGGCATCTGCGAAAAGCCACCCGACAACAATCCCAACAGCGATCAGAAATTACAGCATAGAATACAACAAATGCAAACGTCGTTTCTTGGCTCTTCTTTGCCTTCTTCAACACCAACTCATGACTCATCCCATCCGAATGAGGAAAAGATCAATGACTTCGATTGGTATATAGCTAAGCTCGTTGGCTTTTCTGATACAAAATTTAGGTACAAAGAGGCTAAGATGCAAATCAATTACGCATAATCCACTCATTCATTATTTCCTTCACATATAATTAGAAAACTAACTAATGACCTGTGGGCCCACGTGCATCTCAAGCCATTCGGACTACACGGGGACTTCAGACTTCAGAGTCTCAGACGTACAGAGGTATGGAGCCACTGGGGCCTGCCTtggatattttttcagaaaaatgttGATGATTTACCCAAATTATACAGTTGCAGATCAAACGAAAGAATACTCTCCATTGTTATATAATACTGCCCAAAATTTGACTATTACAGGCCAACGAAAAGCCTACCCCATCTTAACAAATATCCCACCcaacaaccaaaaaaacaaaaaagaaacaatgAGCAGTTCCCTTCCCCACTTTCTCAATCCCAAATGACCATGCTTTACTTGTACAAATATTCCGACAAAAAACTTGATACCTCATCCGCATTTTCATAAGCGCCCTCCACACATCTCCCCAGAGCTACACCAGATACATAGTTGCCCCCAAGAAACAGCCCCTGAAACCCACCATCCCTGAGCGCGCCCTTAGCAGCCTGTAGATGATCGAGATGACCAACCAAGAATTGTGGAATGGCTTGTGGCCACACTCTCACACCAAGGACAAGTGGGTCCTCAGCATTTGGCTTTATAAGCATCTTTCTAAGATCTTGGTTGACTGTCTCCACAAGCTCGCTCTCAGTCTGTTGAGTTTATGATTAGGGAAATAGCAGGCAAGATGATAAGAACATGCTACATAGAATAACAATTGCATGGCATCACAAGAATAAACACAGGTTGAGAGTCAAAAGCATCACGTTTGTTGCCACTCCTGTGGCAGAGAATTTTGACAGTCTCATTCAAGCAAGAATACATCACTGCCCAGGAGCTGGAACAACAAATGGGGTGAAACCAATCAGGACGATCAAACTATGTTTTGACTGTTAACAGCAGAGAATCTAGCTTTAACAGCTACTCGGGATAACCACCATGTTTGAGGAGGGAGATATAAGGAATGCCTTGAATAGATTATACAGATGATTAACCAGTGGCCCACCAGTACACTTGGGTACTGGATTTACCACCCCAAAAGTACAATTTAGAGCTGTGTCAAAGAGCCTGGCACAGATTGAAACCATTTGGAATAAAGCACCTCAATCATCAGCAGCGGCACACATTGAAGCaaagcaaaagaagagaataaaatgaAGATGAACTGTCCAGAAGCAAAACCCACAAATGCTTAGGAACCTAATTGGGTGGAATTTGGGCATAGGTCCCTAGATGACACTGAAGAGGTgggctaaaataaaaaattatggcaATGGTAAGGTAAATACTCCTAAAACGCCTCCTGACAAGTAACTCTGATTTTCCATTAAAAACAGATTATAATATGTCAAATAAAGATATCCATATGTTatatcaaaagtcaaaacatgAGTTCTGAAAATCACTTTTAACATGTTCCTCAATTAAATCTTAAGAACTTTAATTGAGTTTTACTACCTTGGACAAAATTCCAGGATTTGTAGCTCCTCCAATATAATTCAAGAGTAGAACCCTTCCAGAAGGTGCTCGGTTAGGAAAAAGTGATGAACTATATATTGTTCCTGCACCAAACATGCACACCACACAGGGGACACCAGTCTACTGGGTGAGGCTCACAGCTTCCACAAACTATTtgctgaaaattttcattttttaaaacacaCATTAAATAACCTTGATTAATAATTAGGTACAGAAAAAAGTAATTACCTAATGTCTCCACTCCCTGACTACGCGGATGCAATTGGCCAAATCCTTTAAGTTCACCATCCATCAAGCACTCCTTCCTAATTGCTTCCTTTGGATATGAAATAGAAACAGCTGCAACTGGTgggtaatcaaaccttgaaagGGCATCTGCAGCAGCAGTCTGCCAAGAAACAACATGAAGATTTAAATCTGAAGGTTCCATTCAGATAACAAAGAAAGGAGAAACAGAGATGAGACTTCACACAAGAAGCACATTGGATGGGTAATCTTTTCATTGTTAAATTATGTAAATTAGAAAATTAGTTGGTTAAAGTTTGAGgtacaacaaaagaaaaactaaatggTTACACCACTGTCCAGAATAAACATTTGAATTAAACTTTTCTCATGCATATGTTCTCTATTTTGAAACCTTGCACCCGGCGTGCCGGTGTTTATGGTGCTACTAGTGTTGAAAAGGCTTCTGTAAGAAAAATGTAGACAGCATCAAACACGGTTTGTGGAGGGCATGAGTCATATCATCATCATTGAAGCACCCATCAAATAACAGAACTACATATGGTAGATAATCTAGGTCTCACAACTTGTTCTAAATCCAGTTTAGCATCCAGAGGCATGTTGTAGCACAAAGTAAATTCTTGACAAGATCATCATCTGAACTTGCACATTCATAGGAACCACCATATTAATGACCACTACTGTTGTCAATAAATCTTTTGGTCAGATAATACTGAGTTTATTTTTAGGGATAAAATTTTATTTGCTATTCCGACTGTATTCTTAACAATGAGATTCATGTCAggtagaaaactcaaaattttgatttgtccCTGGTGTCCAAAGGCAATCATCAAATGCTTGGTTAGCCAATTAATGCCAAATAGGCAATCAAAACATGCCTGaattcaaaaagcaaaatctggACTGCAAATCCATTTACTTTGGGGGGNNNNNNNNNNNNNNNNNNNNNNNNNNNNNNNNNNNGATACAAAAAATACCTGGTGAATCTAATAGCCATTCAAGGATTATGAGCATTTACCGATTCATGCATCATTTGACATCAGCTggatttcccaaaaaaaaataaaaatcctaagtgcataagaaagaagaaatattgATCCAGTTTAAACCCTGGAAGTCTCAGTTGCGTAAGATTTCCATTTAAAATTTAGAGAATAGCTACATCCTCTGGGGCTGGAAAGAAGCTGCACTAGGCTATTGACAATCTCCTCAAACAGTGACACTGCCAAAAGAAGACGGTCAATTGAGCAAgtttttcaagaagaaaaagatattgTCAAATTTCAACCTCATTTGGCAGAAGAACAGGCCTCTAAGAAAAGCAAACTGTTTTCCGATTCTGTCCCTTGCCTAGGAGAATCATCTCATCAAGCATAAGTCAATATCTCTATCTTCCAACTCTCCAGCTGCTGTTCAGGTAAAGAGATTTATTTACTGACGGAAATTTGAAGTTAATGGTCCCTGCTGGTAGGCTCTCAGGTGGAAAACTCAGAAGTGAATTGCTTTTGCTTGGAAAACaggcaaattttttatttcatgaaggAGTGAAACAGAGATGGGCTTTGGTTGTGGGGTCTCAGGTGGAAAACTTATCAGTGGGGTCCCATTATTGGGGAAAACAGGTAATGGTTTTGTTTCCTGTGGAGATGAAACAAGCTAGATTGCTGATTAGAGGCGGATGTATCATAACcttaaagtgaaaattttcagtgTCAGGTTTCAAATGCTAACCAGGAGATTCTGAGTCTTGTTGGAAAAAACAGACCAACACAAGGAAAATGGGGATATAACTGAAATTAACCAACTACATACAATTACGTTTTAGGCACTAACAGTATCAGAACCAATCACATGTTAATGATATTTCAGAAACAAATCAAACTCCCGAGAGGGTGAGTCAAGACAGATTAAATAATAGAAATGCAATCATTCCAGCAATCCATTTTTAACTTTTCCAAAGAAATATGAGAAAGTTGAATCATCAGAGGGGTTAAAAAACAGAACATACAGAAAGAGGACGCAACAAACTACTTGCAACATGGGATGGAACAGTCATCACAACGGTCCTTGTTTGAACAAAAACCAATCCATCAGCTGTTTCATATGTCAAAGTATATCCTCcaccatccattttttttatgctCGAAAGCTTCCAAGATAACTTGACTTTGCTACCCAACCTAAGAACTTAACAAAACTTCATTAGGttcagaaaattttcaaataatagTAATGATAATTACAAGGTTTGTTCATTATTAAATAAACTATACCTTGCAGAAATTGCATTTGGCAGCATATTAAGTCCCTTCCTAAAAGACCCAACTGTCTGGCCCTTTGGCTTTGGCAAACGCCTGCATGCTAGCACAGTACAAGCATAAAACAAATAGGTACAGAAGAAAGATACGAACAAAATAAGCTTCAAAGTGCCAATATTATTACGGATCTCGAGATGGTTTGCTGCCTTTGTTCCGTTCCCGAATTGCTTTGAATGCGCCACTGATGATGCTACCACCATTCTGCTCTAGCTTCCAAACCTTTTCAAATGCTGCTTTCATGCTCAGCTTTGAAGGATCACCTGCATATACACCTGCATGCAATGCCAATTTTTAGTGGAATGAGATTAAATCACCACCAAGAAAGAGCAAGTTATgtcacgattttttttttcatattagaTATCAGATCTTTAATGGGCAAATGATGAACAGGACCAGGCAGTGGATcccaagcatttcaaataaggATCAGTTAAGTTGAGCTGAGTTTAACACTTGCAAAGTAGGGATAGGAAGCTCAAACAGGGGCTCAGCATATTTTTTGAACCACATGTTTAGAAAATTATTAGACACTACAGAGAATAAGAAAGATATGAAAGCGTGGCCTTCACCATTAATCAATTTCAATAAGCAACATATGATAAAATTTACAAGGGGAAAATCCTGCAAATGTTCCAGTGTAAGTAATCATCAATTTTATAGGTACAGTGCATTATACACATGAGTGATGAAGGTTTTGGTTCAAATAAGAAGCATCGTCACAAATCACATTCTTATCAATCACAGAATCATTATTTGCTTTTGAAACACATGAGATAAGTCAGTTTCAGCTTTCCTAAAGGTGCCACTTTCTATAATTTGAGATAATCAAGAATCACAATTCAAAATTGTTCAATACAACTGGATAATGTCAATAAAAAACCAAAGACACAAAGTTGAGAGATTATATGT is part of the Macadamia integrifolia cultivar HAES 741 unplaced genomic scaffold, SCU_Mint_v3 scaffold1431, whole genome shotgun sequence genome and harbors:
- the LOC122063711 gene encoding protoporphyrinogen oxidase 1, chloroplastic-like produces the protein MATLTDISPFTGRHSFAFFKSSSSLDRATFLSSSSFQSSPLTQKPFRRNTINCRRSTLRCSVAKESTIYPSKADDADKSNSYFVDCVVVGAGISGLCVAQALVTKHPEIARNIMVTESRDRVGGNIVTVDRDGYLWEEGPNSFQPSETMLTMAVDCGLKDDLVLGDPNAPRFVLWGGKLRPVPSNPTDLPFFDLMSFTGKLRAGFGALGIRPPPPGHEESVEEFVRRNLGDEVFERLIEPFCSGVYAGDPSKLSMKAAFEKVWKLEQNGGSIISGAFKAIRERNKGSKPSRDPRLPKPKGQTVGSFRKGLNMLPNAISARLGSKVKLSWKLSSIKKMDGGGYTLTYETADGLVFVQTRTVVMTVPSHVASSLLRPLSTAAADALSRFDYPPVAAVSISYPKEAIRKECLMDGELKGFGQLHPRSQGVETLGTIYSSSLFPNRAPSGRVLLLNYIGGATNPGILSKTESELVETVNQDLRKMLIKPNAEDPLVLGVRVWPQAIPQFLVGHLDHLQAAKGALRDGGFQGLFLGGNYVSGVALGRCVEGAYENADEVSSFLSEYLYK